Genomic window (Oryza sativa Japonica Group chromosome 3, ASM3414082v1):
TCATTTAAGCATGTTTTTGGCTTTCGAGTAGTTGCGTCAGATCTTGCGGAAACGAGCAGATGCACAAACACAAAAGGCCAGCTCAATGTCACTCACATAAACCTGCTACAAACTTGATCCCGTTGCGTTGATCGAACCGATTACATTGGCCAAGATGGCTAGCATGGAGAGTTTCCCAACATCCTTGTGTTGCCGGAAATGGACATGCAGCAGCTTCCTTGTAGATGCTCAGCCAAATGTAGAGACAAGAAATTCCTTGTAGATGCTCATGAACTTGGCGACGAAAGCTGCAGAAACGTGTGGGGGTATTTGATGTCAGTACGAGCACTGGTGTATATGCTGCTGTAATTGTGCTTGTACAGCACAGGCAAGAGAAGAAATGGAAAACAGCAGGTACCTTCTAGGTGAAAAATGGCCTTGGACCCAAGACGCATCTTGTGTTCCTGCAAACATGGAAACAGCTCAACACCAAGATTTATCGAAAGATTGACAGCAAAGGTCAAACTAGGAATCAAAACTAAGAAAAACTAGTACTGCGAAGTGTACTGAAATCTACTCGAAcaaaggaagaaggaagaatatatggaactaaaaaaATAGTTGAAGTGTTCCATATTTATTGGAGGAAGAACATATCGAACTACTAAAACAGTGGCAGAAGTGTTCCATGCTTATTTACTCACATAGTGTGCAGCCCAGTGACAAATTTCATGTTTCAAGTCAGAGTCTAATTTCTTCAGTAACTCCGCCAACAACTTCTGCAATATTAAAGTTACAAGTTCAGCTTGTGAGACAAAACAGAACGAGGAAAATTAAACAGAACTATGGAGGCATTCTATCACCTTTAAGATGCTTTCAGGTGGGATACAATTCACAAGTAATTCGTAGAACTTCTGGCGCACAGCAAATAGCCTGAAATGTTGAATTTAAAATTCGAAGTCAAATCAAGTGAAGTAGTGAACCCATGATactcacatatttcacaatgtaaatatGTACTGCAATAAAAAAACAACAGAAGACAGAATAATATCATTAGCATCCTACAGGAACAATAAAGCCACAGGAGTTGAAACATGATGAACCTTTTAGGGCTTTGTTCTTTCATGATATCAGCTGCTATTTCTGACACATATTGCTCCCAGTCAAGAGGAGGTGCTACTTGATTTGATGTAAATGGGTATCTGCAATTCAGAAAGAAATATAAATGTTGGTTAGGAAAATACAGATGTAACTGGTGAAGGACGTAGGGAAACAGGTAAGAAGGGAACGGCAGAAATATATTAACGCAGACAGGCTTACTGCTGGACTTTGCAGGTCTCAAAAAACAGTATCGCTCGTCTCAGGTTACGGTTCGATTGTGCTGCTATCCTAGCAGCAAATCCAAATGGAAGCTGCAGATTTTCTTTCTTCCCAATGAACTCCAGAACTTGGACGATCTGCAAAATAATCATACTTTCAGGAGCATAAACGTACAAAGACATTTTAACAGGCAGGGAATAATGGAAACTGTATCGAAGTAGCTGCAATATCAACACTTTCTTCAACTGTCAtccaagatttttcccacaaaaGCTTACAGTTGAACCTTAGATAAAACATCCAAACAGTCCCAGATAGAAGTCTAATTTtacacatgcaatgtgccacaCTCAGAATGAGGAACATACCTACCAACAAATTTAACACAAAAAATCAGCTGGTAAAGAATCACTGATATTTCAGAACTCCCCTATGCGACGTTGTAGCACCAAACAAGTAACCCAAGCCATTGATGAAATGCATAAACCAGTGAGTTGCGACACTAAATATGACAACTGAGACATTCATCACTAACCTGGTCTTCACTGGGTGCATTCACTCGCACGTTCAAGCAACGAGACCTTACAGCCTCTGTCACCTTTGATGAGCTATTACAGCACAATATCAGCCTGCATGATGCACTGTACTTCTCCATTGTCCTACGAAGGGAATGCTGGGCTTCTCGTGAGAGCTTGTCGACTTCATTAAGGACAAGGACTGCAAGTTTATGTGAAATATAGTTAGTAAATTTTGAAAGAAATATGCTAACTTTTGCATGGCCATAATGTAATTTGGAGAAAAGCACCTACCTTTAAATGCTCTCTTGCCCTTGGCATCAATTGGCCTATTCTTCGCCATCTCTTTAATGACTTCCTGAACAACATACCTGTCCTGAAACCCAGCATCGCTGGGGTTCATCTCCACATGGTGGGCGCTCGACAACATTGCCAGTTCTATCTCAATATTCCTCGACCCAGTCTGGGGAAAGGAAATACCACCCCAGTCTTAACATTATACATGAATTCCAACTGGCACCTTACATAGTACTATCACACAACACTATTATCTATCCAAATTCCAAATTTAATAGTTTTCTGTCATTTAGCTCAGTGTTCAGCATAAGCACAAAAAGGATAGGGCAATTACTAATTACTACTTGTAATTTACATGGCACAGGGGCATAGGCAGTAACAATGGCATCACTCAGGACTTCTCAGTGAGTTGTTGAATACTACTCCGCACATATTGTGCAATAA
Coding sequences:
- the LOC4334389 gene encoding replication factor C subunit 5; protein product: MLWVDKYRPKTLDKVTVHDQVAQNLKKLVAEQDCPHLLFYGPSGSGKKTLVMALIKQMFGAGADKVKMENKTWKIDTGSRNIEIELAMLSSAHHVEMNPSDAGFQDRYVVQEVIKEMAKNRPIDAKGKRAFKVLVLNEVDKLSREAQHSLRRTMEKYSASCRLILCCNSSSKVTEAVRSRCLNVRVNAPSEDQIVQVLEFIGKKENLQLPFGFAARIAAQSNRNLRRAILFFETCKVQQYPFTSNQVAPPLDWEQYVSEIAADIMKEQSPKRLFAVRQKFYELLVNCIPPESILKKLLAELLKKLDSDLKHEICHWAAHYEHKMRLGSKAIFHLEAFVAKFMSIYKEFLVSTFG